The Prunus dulcis chromosome 3, ALMONDv2, whole genome shotgun sequence genome segment actttaaaaagtaaaaataaaaaacgtgCGGACTAAACTCAATAACAGCTAATCATTTTGGAATCGTTTTGGACCTAGATCTAAGAAACCCATTATATTAAACCCTACATTCAACTTTGCTTCCATGCTCCATCCCCAATTGCAGACCTAAACTCAGTCAGAGTGATTGAGGTTTGCAAGGTTGCTCCACAGCCAAGCTCACCAGAAGATTACTCAGTCACACCTGACGCGCTTCCTCTAATCTTGTTTGATTTACTCTGGCTCAGATTTGCACCCGTCCAACGCCTTTTCTTCTATCAAATCTCAAACTCCTTTGAAACCACCACACTAGTTTCAAAACTCAAAGCCTCGCTCTCCATCGCCCTCCAACACTTCCGACCTCTAGCAGGAAACATCACTTGGCCCCAACACTCCCCAAAACCAGTTCTCACTTATGTCCAAGGGGACGCCGTTTCGCTCACCATTGCCGAGTCTCATGCTGATTTCCACCACCTTTCAAATCTTAGCAACTTTGTTGAGGCCAAAGAGTACCATTCTCTCGAACCCAATTGCCAATATCTCACGAAAAGGCCGCAGCCGTGGCGTTCCAAGTCACCATCTTCCCCAACGGCAAGGGCTTCTCCATTGGAACATCCATGCACCATGCCATCCTAGACGGCAAGTCTTCAACCATGTTTGTGAAATCATGGGCTCACATTTGCAAACATCTTGGTGATGATCCATCTGGTTCAGCTCTACCAGATCAGCTGAAACCATTTTTTGACAGAAGGGTCGTCCAAGACCCGGCCGGGCTCGAACCAATCTTCTTGAACCAGCTTCAGAATCTGGACGGACCCAACAACAGGAGCTTGATGGTTACCCAGTTTAAATCTCCACCATCAGATGCGGTTCGCAGCATCTTTGTAATCACACGACCGGAAATAGAAGCAATGAAGCAATGGGTTTCGACCAAAATGGCAGAGATGATCAAGAATGAAAAAGAATCTGATCATCATCCTCATTTGTCAACATTTTCGGTAACATGTGCTTATACATGGGTTTGCTTAGCCAAGGCAGAGCAAAAGCAGAGCGATAAGCCAGTTTTGATGGCCTTCAGTCTGGACTGCAGGTCTCGCTTTGACCCTCCCCTACCTGCAAACTACTTGGGGAACTGCATAGCGGGCCGTGCAGTAGTTGCAGATAGAAAAGGGCTTCTAGGAGAAGATGGGTTGACCGTGGCGGTCAACGAAATCAGTGAAGCTATAAAAAGTGCGGACAGTGATGGGATTTTGAATGGGGCAGAGACTTGGGTTCCAAAACTTTACACTGCTGTGAGCAGTGAAGAGAGATTTATGGGTGTTGCTGGTTCACCAAGGTTTGGGATTTATGATACAGATTTTGGATGGGGAAGGCCAAGCAAGGTGGAGGTGGTTTCGATCGAAGTGACAGGAGCAATGTCCCTGGCAGAGTCTAGGGATGGTATTGCTGGAGATGTTgaggttggtttggttttggaaaAACATCATATGCAAGCTTTTGCTTCTCTGTTTGCTAAAGGGCTTCAAGACCTTTGAATCCACGCATGAAATTGGTGTTAATTTGTTGCAGAGTTTTAATGTTTTCGCGTTGTTTTTGGGGGATGAATAATTTGATCAATGTtcattttttctctctcattttgtTGATCAATAATTTGAACAAATGTCTCTCATTTTGTTGAGCGAATCCGAGTTGCACGTATTGTTCaggtttattattttgagcAAAAGACGCTGTGATTCTCGTGCCTTGAGATAATTGTTTCCATGAAAACTTTGGATAACGAGATTCAATTAGCACCAACTATAAATAATAAACTATTTAGAAGATGAGGACGGGAACCATTTTCAGTGGAGGAGTTGGTAGCATGTGGCGTGCGTGACCGCTCTGTTTTGCTATTTTAAACAATCTTGATTTAAATATTCTCTGTTGACTATTTGACTCAATAATGCACGCACATTCGAAGTTACTTTTGGCAGCtttatattttgttgattGCCAGATATAGTGAGGGAAATTGGCACCGTCACGTGGGGTCAAAGGCTGGCAAAGATGGccggtttttttttatatataaaaaatgtatgttaaaaaattaaataagaacaaacgtcagtttttttatatataaaaaatgtatgtttttcttttcaaagagagaacttctattttttaaacaCAAAAGAATTTAGACCACTATTAATTGATAGTTAACCATGTTTGAAGgatgattattttttaaacacaAAAGAATTTAGACCACTATTAATTGATAGTTAACCATGCTTGAAGGATGATTCTTTTGCACTAAAACAGTCAAACTTGTCTAAAGGCGGAAGCTGCACATGTGATGCTTACATAGCCATTATCAATGACCAatagaaacaaagagaaaattgGAGTTTCATTTCtctagagaaaaaaaaaaaagacgttttcttttaaccaaaaaaaaaaaaaaaactgatgtattttttttttaattttttaacaaggttgttgtaaaaaaaaaaatattataaaaacaCTAACTTGttgtaaattaaaataaaaaagttaggGTAAATTGCCGAATACGCTCTCTGAATTATTTCAACTGTCGAACTTAGCactcttaattattttttcaaccaaTTTAGCTCCTATAGTTAGTTTTCATCTAATTTTTCGTCTAAATGTCATATGTTAGGCACGTGATTTACtgtttaatttatataaaaaatttaaagtttaaaataattaaattgttaAAACTACAAAacttgggggggggggggggagggaaaaaaaggaagaaggcaATCAACATCTTCCCCAGCTCCTTCCTCCTAAGACTCTTGTCTGCAATCCCACGTCCACCAGGATTTTCGAGTGAATGCCAATGATTGGTCTGtgtaaataaacatataatcaGAATCAAGATAtgttttcatcttcattgcctccTACTTGTTCTTGATTGAGTTAATGGGATTTAAGGATGCATTCAGAGTGTTTGGGTATTCGGAGACTGGATGATTTTTATGGGTGATTgggttgttttttatttgaccGTTGGTGTTGGCTAAGTGTCCATTTATTTGGTTTGGCtatcaatttcttttgctgATTTTTGTTACCAGCGGACGAGGAAAGGGAGAGTGGCGGTGTTGGAATGGATTTTCATATCTGTGCATCTGTGTTGCAGAGAAGGCATTGTACACTTTGGGAAGAAGGCAACGCCTACTTTGAATCGGATTcttgaaagaaagagagagggagagaagaataagaaggaaatatatgagagagatagagagagagagagagagagagagagagagagagagagagagaagaataagAAGGAAATATACGAGAGAGATAGGAGAGATGGAGCAGACagggagagaagaaagaaaagagcgagaggaagaagaaggaaaaggaaaaagaagaaagaaagagagagaagaaatcatgatcttacattttctttattattttttggtattgtccttataaaatgacaaatttaCTTCTATaattaacagaaaattagatGGAAGTCTAAAAACTTAACAATATGTGCAAAATTGACTATTTAAAATAGTCCGAGGGCTAAATCggctgaaaaaataatttaaagtgtGAAGTTCAACAGTCAAAATAGTTCAGGTGGGTTTTCGGCCGTTTACCCAAAAAGTTAATACGTTTAATAAGagtaaacttggaaaaaaaagtatcttctatgatgcattaatgacattgttttaagtgcaaagaaattgacacatgtcatgaggAGAAATCccgaagagagagaagagtcAGTTAGGGAGAATgtccaaaagaaaatgttagaGATAAAGTTATTAACATTCCctaaatctttaaaaaattaagtgaTAAATACTACTTGTATGTATCTCATTGGTTATGGCGAAATATTCCGTCATTTTCAAACTGCATGTAGCATAGTGGAATATTCTCATCctaaatatataatgttcCCGCGCATATCATGCaagcttttattttatgtcaTTTAATTACAAGAAGAAATCATATGAATTTTTATGGAAAAGGATGCAAGATTTGGTGATCGCACActttttgaaatatgaaaatgacTTAAAACTAGGCACATGGACAGACCCATATCAACTAGTAGTGACAAAAGGATCACAACAGCCTCAACCTTCAAACTTCCATCTCCGATTGGCAATGGCAAACCCAAGCTCAGTTAAAGTAATTGAAGTTTGCAGGGTGGCTCCTCCTCCTCCGTCCTCACCCGGGGCATTCGCTTCCCCGAGCTCCCTTCCCCTTACCTTCTTCGACATCCGTTGGTTAAGGTTTGGGCCGGTCCAGCGCCTTTATTTCTACCAAATGCCTACTTACTCTGCAACACCGCTCTTCTTTGATTCAATACTTGTCCCAAAACTCAAAGCCTCACTCTCTAACACCCTCCAGCACTTTCTACCTCTAGCAGGAAACCTCACTTGGCCCCAAGACTCCCAAAAGCCCGTTCTTAGCTATGTCCAAGGCGACGCCATTTCACTCACGATAGCAGAGTCTAATGCTGACTTCTACCATCTTTCAAGTGGTGACTTCGTTGAAGCCACAGAGTACCATTCTCTTGTACCCCAGTTGGGAGCTTCTCATGAACAAGCTGCAGTGGTTGCATTGCAAATCACTGTCTTTCCCAACTGTGGCTTTTCCATTGGAACTTCCATGCACCACGCAATTCTAGATGGCAAGACTTCAACTTTGTTTGTGAAATCTTGGGCTCACATTTGCAAACATGATGATCAATCTAATTCAGTGCTACCTGATCAGCTGAAACAATTCTATGACAGAAGGGTCATTCAAGATCCAGCTCAGCTCGGAGTACTCTACTCGAACTCCTATCGAAATAAGGACGGTCCCAACAATAGAAGCTTAATGTTTTGGGAGAGGAAACCCCCGCCGGGCTCTATCCGAGGCACCTTTGAATTCACAAGAGCAGATATAGAAACACTGAGGCAATTGTTAAAGGCTAAATTGGCAGAGCAGAAACAAGAAGATATTCGTTCAGTTCATGTGTCAACTTTCACTCTAGCTTGTGCCTATACATGGGTTTGCATAGTCAAGGCAGAGGAAATAAACAGTGAACAAACACGTCTGGCTTTTAACGTGGACTGCAGGTCTCGCTTGGATCCTCCTATATCTCCAAACTATTTTGGGAACTGCATAGCGGGACGTACAGCAGTTGCCGAAACAAAAGCCTTGTTTGGAGAAGATGGGTTGGTTGTGGCTGTGAACGCAATCAGTGAAGCTATAAAGAGTTTGGAGAAGGGGGTGTTGGATGGGGcagagaattgggtttcaaGGTTGTTTGCTGTGACTAGTGAGAGAATGCTTACGCTTGCCGGTTCACATCGGTTTGGTGTTTATGAGACTGATTTTGGATGGGGAAGACCAAAGAAGGTTGAGATTGTTTCCATAGATAGAACCAGAGCTATCTCCTTTTCAGATGCCAAGACTGATGCTGGGGTTGTTGATGTTGGGTTGGTCTTAGACAAACATAGCATGCAGGTTTTTGCTTCTCTATTTGCTAAAGGTCTTCAAAACCCTTGAAGCTTGAAGCCTCGTTTCAACAGCATTTTCTTTCTCCACTTTATATTTTGGGGAGTAATAATTTCGGAGTTCACTTTGTGAAAATCATATGCAAGCTATTGCTTCTGTGTTTGCTAAAGGGCTTCAAGACCTTTGAATCCACGCATGAAATTGGTGAAATGTTTTCGCTTTGTTTTTGGGGGATGAATAATTTGATCgatgttcaatttttttgttcttttgggaTGTTTGTTTGCAATGGTCTGTTTCTCTCATTTTGTTGGGCCAAATTACAACTACGAAAGGAAGACCCAAGTTTTATTACAAACCAATGTCGCACGCATTGTTCaggtttattattttgaacaaAAGAAGTTGTGATTCTCATGCCTTGAGATAATTGTTTCTAGTATTgaagaaatggagaagaagccggaacaaaaggaagagaaagaaatgatgGGCTGCCGTGAAAACTTTTGGATAACACTAGAGATTCAATTAGCACCAACTATAAATAATAAACTATTTAGCAGATGAGACGGGAATAATTTTCAATGGAGGAGTTTGTCAGCATGTGTTCTGCGTGACCGCTCTTTAATGCTATTTAAACAATCTTGATTTAAATATTCTGTGTTGACTATTTGACTCAATAATGCACCCCATGCATAGTTGCCTTGCTGTCGGCAGCTTTATATTTGGTTGATTGGCAGATAAATCGCAAGGGAAATTGGCACCATCGCGTGGGGTACAAAGGCTGGCAAAGATGGCTGGTCTTCTGACTTGATTGGATGGCTCCACCCGTTGGCTTCTTTGAAGAGCCACTCATCCTTTGGTTTTGAAAGGAGTAGCAGCCcagcaaaattaaaaaagggagAATTGGGAGAGAAAATAGCAAGAAGTAGTTGCAGTTTGCAGGAGGAGGTGCCACCCTGCAAACTTCAACCACTTTAACTGAGCTTGGGTTTGCCATTGCCAATTGAAGATGGAAGTTAGAAAGTTGAGGTTGTTCTGATCCTTTTGTCACTGCTAGTTGATATGGAGTCTGTCTAAGTGCTAGTTAATATGGAATATTCCACTATAATTAATGAGAACATACAAGTAGTATTTAtcactcaatttcccaaagactATAATAACTTAAGCTCATACACTCACAATAGgaagggaaaaacaaagaacaagTTCAGagacttttcttctctttggtCGAATAGcttctttctattttctctcccaattctccttttttttattggctTATTTACTGTAGTATCCTCTGAAATTTCAATCAAATATcattttacccaaaaaaaaaaaagtaattcaCTTAACCCCCTTACTATAATTTTGTGTTCCACTTTACCCCCACCATAATCTCCATTAATAACTCTGTCAGTGTTCATGATGTGGaatggttattttaatttttttaccaCAAGTAATGATGTGTCATGTAAAGGcccactttttatttatttaattggaaTAAAAGATTGTAAttacttgtttaatttaaaaaaataaaaattgaaagtctttcttctccatctctcCCATGACCCCTGCTTCGCCCCTAACTTCGTCAATGACCATTGTAAACCTAAGCAATGAGATCTTTGTGGGCAGAGGTCAAAATCATAGGCAAAGTAATTGCTTGGACTACCGGACTTCTTAAATCCCCCAAATTATTTACAAAATCACCCAATAACCCTACCCCTACTCTACTGTAATTTGCATCAAAACCctaactaaaacaaaaaagttgaaCATTTCAGAGAAAAATTttagagtgagagagagagagagagagagagagatcatgCAGCACTAATATTAGTCTTCGGGGTCATTAAGGTACTAGTTCTCGGTGATCTGCAATTAGGCAACGTTCACTTCCGGCTAGGAAGTAGACGACGAGCCATTTTTCTTCCTAGGCTCTTCGGGAGGATCGTCCTCCTCGTTCACCCAATGCTTTTACTCTGATTTCGTCGGCGTCGTTTGGTGGCAGTGGTGGAAATGTCAGTCTCGACCATGTGGTGGTGAGGGTGGCTTTGGGTTATGAAGTTAAGGGAGGGAGAGTTTAAGGGGgagagatggagaagaaagatttttatgtattaatttttccaatttttatatattttttaactaaacaagtattatattattattccACTTAAGCAAAAGAAATGGCCCTATACATGACGCATCATTACTAatggtaaaaaaattaaaataggcATGTCACGTCAttaaaattgacagaattatTAATAGAGATAATAATAGAGTGTAAAGTAAAATACGAAAACACAGTCAAAAAAGTTAAGTAAGTCACTttaattttagaaataaaataagatttaatcaaaatttgaagggcattataataaataagccttttttattttgctggGCTGCTACTCCCTTTAAAGCCGAAGGATGAGTGGCTCTTCAAAGAAGCCAATGGTGGAGGCATCCAATCAAGTCAGAAGACTAACCATCTTTGCTAGCCTTTGTTCCCTACGTGATGGTGCCAATTTCCCATGCAATTTGTACTGCCAATCAACCACCTGCCGAAAGCAACTTTGCATATGGGTGCATTATTGAGTCAAATAGTCAACAgagaatatttaaataatgaTTGTTTAAATAGCATTACAGAGCTGTCAGTGGCATAAGCTATTAAAAAAAGGGGCCATATTTGGCCCTTTTGCCCTTCAACTAGATCATTTGTAGTCTAGCGTTGGAATAAGCCATTAATCCTTCTATTTACAAGGGGTGGAGATGAATTTGTGAGatacaaaattgaaaacactTTATTAAGATTCTTTCAGGATAAGAAGTGCCCCGTAGACACAAAATTTTATTAGAAATCTTAATAAATGCTTATTAACGTACACGTGTCATATATGCAATATTGTCTCTAAATACTAAATAGTAGTTTagttaaattaaaaaatacataattgTGGAAAGCATAAGTGTTGTACcacaatttttctcaaaataataaaatataaagggCCCTAAAATCCAGCATGACTGGAGATGAAAAAATTTAACCATAcattattctttaaaaaattaatatttaagaGGGCTAAATTTATAGCCCTGGACTATATTTAGCCCTATGACTAGAGATGGCCTCATATCCTATTACGCATACCAAACTGAATGCATAAAATAACTAAACACAATATAAGAGAAGTTTTAGGAAAATCAGAATATTGTCGAGTCTAGAGTTTGGTTCTATGTCCTTAAGATGAAATTGCTCCTGTGCTTCAAGATTCAAATAGCAAACGTCTCTCGGGATATAACAACCTCCTTCTTATGATAGTGGCACTCCAAACCTCAAGAACAACGAATACAAACTTGTGCTTGAACTATGTCTCAATATGATACTCTATTTTATTGACAAAAGCATTGAATGAAAACTCTTTATTAAATACACAATGTGTTGCagtatttataataataaaaaaacctgTTTAGAGGGGTTATGTCACATTtcggatcggctccgccgtagcacgatattgtctgcTTTATGCCCCTTCTtaccctcacggttttgtttctggaaaCTCACAAGCAACTTCTCAGTGGGTTACCCATCctaggattgctctagcccaaactcgcttaactttagAATTCTCataactccgaagccagtgagctcccaaaaggcctcgtgcaaAATAGaggtgggcatgtacatataaagCATATCACCCCCTCTCCATCAGTcaatgtgggatgttacaatccaccaACCTTcagggcccgacgtcctcttTGGCACattcgcaccacacggcagagtggctctgatactaTTCTGTCATATCCCGGATCGGCTCAGccgtagcacaatattgtTTGCTTTGGGTCCTCCCTTGTCCTcgcggttttgtttctgggaactcacgagaaacttcccagtgggtcacccatcctgggattgctccagcccaAACTCGCTTACATTCGGAGTTCCCCTGACTCTGAATCTAGTGAGCTTAGggtatgtacatataagggACTCGTGTtagatggaggtgggcatgtacatataaggcacatcaccccctctcaaTTGGCcaatgtgggatgttacaatctaCCCCTCTTAGGGGCCCAACGTTCTGGTCGGCATACTCGTACTACAAGGCAGaatggctctgataccattcTGTCACATCCCGAATCAGCTCCAccgtagcacaatattgtTCGCTTTGGGCCCCTGCCCTCaagattttgtttctgggaactcatgAGCAACTTCTTAGTGGGTCATCTATCTTGGGATTGCTTCagcccaaactcgcttaacttcaaAGTTCCCCTGACTCTAAAGCCAGTGAGTTACCAAAATGCCTCATACTAAATAGAGGTGGGCATATACGTAAAAGGCACATCATCCCCTCTcctttggtcgatgtgggatgttacaatccactCCCCTCAGGGGGCTCGACATCCTTGTCgacacactcgcaccacacggtaGAGTGTCTCTGATACCATTCTGTCACATCTCGGATCGGCTATGCAATAGAACGATATTGTCCGTTTTGGGCCCCTTCCCTCACGATTTTGTTTCTAGGAGCTCAAGAACAATTTCCCAgtaggtcacccatcctgaAATTGCTCTACCCCAAACTCACTTAACTTCGAAGTTCCCATGGAATTCGAAgctagtgagctcccaaaaagcctcgtgctagatggaggtgggcatgTATATATAAGACACATCACCCcttctccgttggtcgatatGGGATGTTACAGGTTATGTCACATAATGAAGAGTCATGGTGTAAAACTCTTGCTTATATAACTTTTCATTTAAAACCCATTCACTGTAACTTCTAATTTTAGACATCCAataataagaaattttttatgaaaataaaaatgcagaCACTTGAAAGAGTTCGATTAGAAAGATACCACATTAAGATAGGTAATTGTTGGCCTTAAACCTTCCCCAGTGAAATACCATCAAGTTTACTTGGATAATTAGTGAATGTGTCTTGAGTTGCTTAGCCTTTTGTGCAATCCTAGAATATAGTATTCACACAATACCTCACCAAACACATCTAGTTCTAAGATGTGCTTACAACCTTAGGCAACTCCTAGATTCATGAGTGCTTTAGAGAATTTAACCTTGAAAAATTCTCGTAGAAACAGCCCCATTTTAGATTCATATAGGTGACTTCCTATTAAGAGTATTATGCTATAGCCCACTTGAATTTCCAAGCTATATGAatcattaaaaacaaagattaTCCTAAAACACATTGCAGGCATCATTGTTCCATCATAGG includes the following:
- the LOC117622143 gene encoding phenolic glucoside malonyltransferase 1-like, which gives rise to MANPSSVKVIEVCRVAPPPPSSPGAFASPSSLPLTFFDIRWLRFGPVQRLYFYQMPTYSATPLFFDSILVPKLKASLSNTLQHFLPLAGNLTWPQDSQKPVLSYVQGDAISLTIAESNADFYHLSSGDFVEATEYHSLVPQLGASHEQAAVVALQITVFPNCGFSIGTSMHHAILDGKTSTLFVKSWAHICKHDDQSNSVLPDQLKQFYDRRVIQDPAQLGVLYSNSYRNKDGPNNRSLMFWERKPPPGSIRGTFEFTRADIETLRQLLKAKLAEQKQEDIRSVHVSTFTLACAYTWVCIVKAEEINSEQTRLAFNVDCRSRLDPPISPNYFGNCIAGRTAVAETKALFGEDGLVVAVNAISEAIKSLEKGVLDGAENWVSRLFAVTSERMLTLAGSHRFGVYETDFGWGRPKKVEIVSIDRTRAISFSDAKTDAGVVDVGLVLDKHSMQVFASLFAKGLQNP